The DNA window GccaagacctcctgcctgggcTGCCAGGAGCTGCTGCTCCCCCGCAGGCTAGCGGCCCAGATCACCGCAGACATCCTGAGCCTGTCTGCGGACGAGCCGTGCGGCGTGCGGGGCGCCCTCGTCCGCCTGTTTCTGGAGGCCACGGACGCTCTCCAGGAGCTGGGCACCCTGGCCGAGGTGGACCGCAGCGTCACGCCCACCTTCGAGGTGTCCGTGCTGCTCCGGCCGGACGTGGACAGCTGGCCGGCCCTGTGGAGCCTCTTCAGGACCGGCAGGGTCCTGCGCCTCCGGCCGGAGTACCGGCTCGTCAAGAGGAAGCTCTACTCGTCCACGGTTCCTGTGGTCCATGAACGTTCTCGGACCAGGACCAGAGGCTCGCTTCCAGTCAGTTTCCCTCTGGTGAGGGACCAGGCAGGGAACAGGGGCTCAGTCTGAGCATCGAGGACCAGAAGAAGTCCGGGTCCGATACGGCTGCTAATACAAATACATCACAAGTATTTATTATAACAACTTAACTACATGATATTAGTTTCAACTGAGAAATGAGAAGGTCTGAACCCGAGTGGGACCTAGAACCGGTTTGGTTCCTTTTTGTTTGTCACGTATTGCATGTCTAAACCTGTGAATTTGAGTGCGTGCGGTTTGtagatttgatttatttattgtaaaaacaCTGGGTTGGAAATGTGAGCAAGCCGGTCTTGCCTGTGaattatgcaaaataaaaaatattttaacaaggTGCATCGCTGTTCATTTAACGGGacttttattaaacagaaacacTATATACACTAACAAGGCTGCTTcctgtacaaaacacacacacataaaaaagggACATTTTGAAATGGACCCTTACAGAGGGGAGGTGGACCGTCTGGGCGCCGTTCAACACATCACACTCCCATcctcattatattatattctaCAGCGGTTATTATAAATCCTCCCTCCTGACATAACCAGGTTACATTGGTACGTGTTAATAAACTTCGTAACGTATAGCGCGAGTAAATGTTTCTTCGTACAgagtatatattattattattatatctatTTAAAAGGGAGTGTGAACTCGGTCCTCGCACATATTCAGCACGACCCAGGTAGTGTTTGTTGTAGAACATGTGATGACGTGTGTGAGGGTGAgtaagaggaggaggatgatgatgatgattattatgatGGTGGTACATTCGTCATTGTGTTGATGAACAGAATCTCCCTGAATTGCTGAGCGGTCTCCCACATTCTCCCGGTCACTTCTTCATCTTGAGGTCCGCTTCGATGGCGCTGCGTCGCCCCCTGGTGCCGCCGTCCTGAACGGCAGAAAACAGACGCGGTTAAAATGGAGACTCGGCAGGTTCAACACAGCAACGTTTCCAGCAGTGAACACGTCGGCCAGAGCCGCCCTGcagaaaagcaagaaaaaaaaaaaaaaaaaaaaaaaacacccaaagaCTGTCGCATAAAAAGGGAGAAATAAACAGGAGAAGTGCGCCAAAAAAGGGGGCGGAGACCTAAAGATTTGCAGCGGAGACATTTTCCCAACAGGGTCACAATATTGCATTTCGTTCGTcattgtgtaagtgtgtgttctgGCTTTATACACCAGACCACGCGGCCCTGGATActtacaaagagagagagaagaaaagcgGGAGAGGCCATGGGGACAGAGTCCTGCAGGAGGGCAAACAGCACAgtaagaaagagaggaagagaggagacaCACAAGCAGAGAGATGAAATGAAAGACGAGGGGAAACGGGACAGACAGGCTGCGCTCTGAGGGTTCGTTCGtaagtacgtgtgtgtgtgtgcgcgtgcatacGGACGTCTCGTCTCGATATATCCGAGGAAATGGCATAATTATTCCAGATTATattaaatctatatatatataatctatataTTAATCAGCTTTTGGAGACTGGTACCCAGTGGAGAAACGCCGTTTTCCTGCTCGGTTTGTACAATTTACAGCGATAAAACGTTCTTTTTATGGGACATATGGAGACTCACAGATGCTTCACAGGTGATTATAGCCGCATGCAACGTACACCCACCCATAAACCTATAGAAACATGCCTCTTACCTTGAGGATTAAAAAGGgtcaaaaagacagaaatgtgcTGGAATTGATTGTGAAGAGTCTGGTCATACAACCTCGTTTACGGGAATGAACATGTGAAGAGCGTTCAAATAAAGATTAAAACCTCCCGCCTCATACTGAGCAGGTCCACCTTCCACCACCAGAACACTGaagcatggactccactagacaTCTGCAGGTATCTGGTCCAAAGTCCTGCAAGACGAGACATGTCCCACACATGCTCAACTGGACGGAGATCTGAAGACCACTCGCGTGGCAGGGCACGTGACCCTGCTGAAGGTAAAATGAGGGTAAACGGTTTTGGCCCCTTTGGTGCTGGACTCGGGTCAGCATGGTCACTCTGACTGGTCTGCAGCTCCACAATCCAATACGAGCCAACTTTTCCTCTGGCGTCACGAGCGGTGGGCAGAGTGATCAGAGAGACAAGGTCCGCTAACGTGGAGCCCTGAGGAAATTAAAGGTCTCCTAGCTGTCTGGACGTCCACAAAaatttaacaacaacaaaaaaaaaatttgctgaATTGTcaataagctaaaaaaaaaaaaactgaagacagGGACAAGAAGGGGACAACGTAAACGTGTGAAGTTCTAACACGCGGCTCTTGGCCTCGGGCACCATGGGACTTGATATTATGGACGACTGGTGTGTATAGGTATGACGTCCGGGCGCGCACGTGCCCCACCTTATCGCTGGCGTCCGGTTTGCGGGTGCTCTCTCGGCCCCGCAGGCTCTTGGTCCCGATGCCGGCCTCGGTCGTCTGCATGATGAGCTGCGTGGCCAGGAACTGCTGGATCTGCTCCAGGACGTCGCGCTGCATCTCCAGCGCCATGTGGTAGACGTCGTGGTCCGAGCTGTTGTACATCACCGCGTTCTGGAACATCAGCATGATGTCGCGCTGGAACTCGGCTGTGGTGCGGATCATGCCGGACTCGATGTTCTTCTTGATGGCTGATAGGTCCATCGGCCTAAGGGAAGGTTCGTCGCGAGAGGTCAAATGAAAACGGAGCTTTTCACCAAGCGCGTTTCTTCGGGATTTGCGGCGGGGTACCTGTGTAC is part of the Denticeps clupeoides unplaced genomic scaffold, fDenClu1.1, whole genome shotgun sequence genome and encodes:
- the LOC114779088 gene encoding bromodomain-containing protein 8-like, coding for SEDSSVSGKDSKEVKEEDGTSEVDADEGMEVKECGEGDAEGSYMSEVEPPASESEDGYGTNSQRGYTADSTASSPASSQFSMCSEDQEALQAQKIWKKAIMLVWRAAANHRYASVFLQPVSDDIAPGYHSIVHRPMDLSAIKKNIESGMIRTTAEFQRDIMLMFQNAVMYNSSDHDVYHMALEMQRDVLEQIQQFLATQLIMQTTEAGIGTKSLRGRESTRKPDASDKDSVPMASPAFLLSLFDGGTRGRRSAIEADLKMKK
- the LOC114779089 gene encoding DNA damage-inducible transcript 4-like protein, which encodes MGLIPALEEDRSDRSSEADLIRRIEGCLSQAKTSCLGCQELLLPRRLAAQITADILSLSADEPCGVRGALVRLFLEATDALQELGTLAEVDRSVTPTFEVSVLLRPDVDSWPALWSLFRTGRVLRLRPEYRLVKRKLYSSTVPVVHERSRTRTRGSLPVSFPLVRDQAGNRGSV